The Rhizobium rosettiformans genomic sequence TGGTCTTCAATGACGGACGAGAGATTGTCGAGGTCGGCACCGGCCTTGTCCTCGATGAAGGGGCGCCAGAGGTCGAGCACCTTGCCTGCCGATTCCGGGGCCTTCTGACCGGTGAGCTTCTCGCGCACCAACATGGCAACGGCTTCGCCGATTGGCGCATCTTCCTGACGGCTGATGGTCGAGAAATTGGCTTTCGCGTATTTCTCGGTGTTCATCGACTGAATGTTGGAGGCCACACCCGGCATGCGCAGCGAACCAAGCGATTCCACGCGTGCCTGCTCGACCGCATCGAAGATGGCGCGCGCATCGGCCCCCTGCGGCGCCATGCTGGCATGGACCTTCTGGTCATGGCAGGCGAGCCTGAGCGCCATGGAATCGCCGAGACCGCGGGTCACGGCAAGCTCATGGGCGGTCGGACGCTTGGACAGTTCCGGCAGGCGGATGCGCTCGCCGGCAATCCCCGGGCGATCATTGGCAAAGGCCACCTCGACCTGCGGATCACCCGCGATCGAGCGGACGCAGCCGGTGATGGCACGACGCATCGGCTCCGTATCCACCCCGCCGCCGGCTCTCGCCTTCGAATTATCGCCGCGCCCTGCCATGCTTCTCAGTCCTTATGCGCCGAGTACGATATTGGCCGCACTTTCCTTGAGTTCCACGCCGAAGGCGCGCTGATACTGCTCGGCCACCAGTGTGCGCTCAAGTTCATCGCACTTGTTGAGGAAGGTGACGCGGAACGCGAAAGCGACATCGCCGAAGATCTCGGCGTTCTCGGCCCAGGTGATAACGGTACGCGGGCTCATGACGGTCGACAGATCGCCGTTGACGAAGGCGGCACGCGTCAGATCGGCAAGGCGCACCATGCGCGAAACCGTGTCACGACCCTCGGCGGTGGAACCGAAGCTCTTCACCTTGGCGGAAACGATATCGACTTCCTTGTCATGCGGCAGGTAGTTGAGCGTGGTGACGATGGACCAGCGGTCCATCTGCGCCTGGTTGATCTGCTGCGTGCCGTGATAGAGGCCGGTCGTGTCGCCGAGACCAACCGTATTGGCGGTCGCGAAAATACGGAAGGCGGGATGCGGACGGATGACGCGGCTCTGGTCGAGCAGGGTCAGGCGGCCCGAGCTTTCCAGAACGCGCTGAATGACGAACATGACGTCAGGACGACCGGCATCGTATTCGTCGAAGACGAGCGCGACATTGTGCTGGTAGGCCCAGGGCAGGATGCCGTCCTTGAATTCGGTGATCTGCTTGCCGTCCTTGAGGACGATGGCGTCCTTGCCGACGAGATCGATACGGCTGACATGGCTGTCGAGGTTGACGCGCACGCAAGGCCAGTTGAGGCGGGCTGCGACCTGCTCAATATGCGTCGACTTGCCCGTGCCGTGGAAGCCGGAGACCATGACGCGGCGGTTATGCGCAAAACCGGCGAGGATGGCGAGCGTGGTTTCACGGTCGAAGAGATAGTCCGGATCAAGATCCGGGACATAGGCGTCACCCTTGGAATAGGCAGGCACCCGGATGTCACTGTCGATACCAAACACGTCGCGCACCGACACGGTGGTGTCGGGGAGATTGGTAATATCAAGATCAATTTTGCTCATCGTTTCTCCATGCCGGGCGCCACCGACCGGCCGCATCTCATCGCTGCTGTGTGTTCGGATTAACAGAAACCGGCCTGCTTTAACAATTTGTAGGCTTCAATAACAGCGCGAAAACGCTCTTCCGAAGCCCTGTCTCCGCCATTTGCGTCGGGATGGTGTTTTTTTACAAGCTCCTTGTAGCGGGTCTTGATGTCGGTCGGCGTGGAGCTGACGGTAAGCCCAAGCGTATCCAGCGCTTTTGCCTCCAGCGTCTTCAATTTCCGATCCGCCGCCTGATAGCGCGACGCACCGCCGCGCCCTTGCTGCACGAAGCCGAACGGGTCCTTCATGCGCGCCTGCGACGCAGCCGAACCGGAACGCATGGTGGAATGAAGCGGGCTCGCCTTCGCCGCCTTGTTGACCCCCACGGTCCAGGTGGGGCGATGACCGGTGATCGCCTCCTTCTGGTAACGCGCGATCTCGGTGTCCGAGAGGCCGGAGAAGTAGTTATAGCCCTTGTTGTAGTCCTTCACGTGCTCGAAGCAGAACAGGAAGAACTGGCCTTCGGCATGGCGGCCCACGGGTGCGCGATGGGCCCCCGGCTTGTCGCAGCCGTCCCATTGACACACAGGTTTGGATGGTTCGGGCTCCGCTGCCCGCTTTCGCCGGGTACGTATCCCGTCGAAATATTTCGAGTCGAGTTTCATGCGCTAATTATGGGGCGCAGGAAGGGGTCGGACAAGAATTGACAAACCGGTTTGTTGCGCGCTTTGTGGGGCGTTTTGCGAAGCAGCAGAAAGAGGCAGACCATGTCGGTAAAGAGCCGGATTGAGACCCGTCTGACGGAGGCTTTCAGCCCCGAACGCCTTGTCGTGATTGACGAGAGCCATCACCATGCGGGTCATCAGCCTGACATCACCGGCACCGGCGAGACACATATGCGTGTTCGCATCGTCGCATCCGCCTTTGCCGGCATGACACGGCTCGCGCGCCACAGGGCCGTGACCGATCTGCTGAAACCAGAACTGGACGCCGGCCTGCATGCGCTGGCCATCGAGCCCGCCGCCCCCGGCGAGCCCACACGCTGGTAGTCTTCGGCTAAGATCAGACCTGCGGCTCGGCCGCGTCGATCGGCCGGATGCGCAGACGCGTGATGCGGTTCTTCTCCCGCTTCAAGACGATGAAACGCTTGCCGTAGAAGGTGAAGGCCTGGCGCTCCTCGGGGATCGACTTCGACTCGTGGATGACGAGACCGGCAATCGTGGTGGCCTCCTCGTCCGGCAGCAGCCAGTCCATGGCACGGTTGAGGTCACGGATCGGCACCCCGCCATCGACGACGATCGAGCCGTCGCTGTCCTGACGCACGCCCTGGATCTCGAGATCGTGTTCGTCGGAGATGTCGCCGACGATTTCCTCGAGAATGTCTTCGAGCGTCACCACACCCTGCACTTCGCCATATTCGTCGACGACGACGGCAAAATGGGTCTTGCGGCGCAGGAAGGCGTTGAGCTGGTCCTTGAGGTTGGTGGTATCGGGCACGAACCACGGCTTCTGGGCGACCTTGACGATGTCGATGTCCTGCGGCTCGACATTCGGCTCGGCGAGTGCGCGGATCAGGTCCTTGGCATGGATCACACCGATGATGTTATCGGTCGAGCCACGCCAGACCGGCATGCGGGTGTAAGGACTTTCGAGAATGTTGCGGATCGCGGTTTCCGGCGGTTCGTCGGCATTGACGGCCCGCATGGCCGTGCGGTGGATCATGATGTCGGAGACTTCGAGCTCGCCGAGATCGAGGACACCGCCGAGGCGGTCGCGGTCGGCCTTGATCACCGATCCCTCGCGGTGCAGGAGCGCCACGGCGCCGCGCAGTTCTTCATGCGCAGACAGCATGGAGGCTTCGCCCGAAATCGAGACGCCGAACAGGCCGAGTAGCTTGCGGACGATCCAGTTGACGAAGCTGGAGAGCGGACCGACGATGGCCACGAAGGGCCGGACGAGTGGCGCAACGACGAGGGCAAAGCGCTCGGGCGCGGAGATCGCCCAGCTCTTCGGCAGCACTTCCGAAAAGATGACGAGAAGAACGGTCATCAGCAGCGTGGCGATGGCAACACCGGAATCGCCGAACAGGCCGAGAAACAGGCTCGTCGTCAGCGACGAGGCAAGAATATTGACCAGGTTGTTGCCGATCAACAATGCACCAATCAGGCGGTCGCGCCGTTCGATCAGCATATTCACCACGCCTGCACGATCGTCTCCATTGACCTCGAGCGTGTGCATGCGCGCGCGCGACGTGGCGGTCAGCGCCGTCTCCGACCCGGAAAAGAAGCCTGAGCAACAGATCAACAGAAAGATGGCGAGGATGGTGAGCCAGTACTCGGCAAGGCCGGCCAGGATTTGCTCGATCATGATGGGCGCATCTCCTCGATGAAACGCTGAACTTCCGATGCCGGTACGTCGTCGGCGACGAAGGATTGGCCGAGACCACGGGTGAGGATGAAGGTGAGCTGACCGCTCTTGACCTTCTTGTCCTGGGCGATGGCATCCATCAGGACACCGGTTGGCGGCAATTCGCCGGGGATCTGATCCATCCGGGTGGGCAGGCCGACAGCCTTCAGATGCGCCTCTACGCGATCCGCGAGATCTGGACTGGCGAGGTTCATGCGCGCCGAGAAGCGATGCGCGAGCACCATGCCGATCGAAACCCCCTCGCCATGCACGAGCCGGCTACTGTCATACTGGGTCGCGGCTTCCAGCGCATGGCCGAAAGTATGGCCGAGATTGAGGAGCGCACGGCGCCCGTTTTCGCGCTCGTCGGCAGCGACCACGTCGGCCTTGGCCTGACAGGAGACGGCGATCGCCTCGATACGGGCAGCACCGCCGGCAAAAACCTCGCGCCAGTTCTTTTCCAGCCATTCAAAAAAGTCAGGCTTGTCGATCAGGCCATATTTCGCCACTTCCGCATAACCGGCGCGAAATTCGCGCTCAGACAGCGTGTCGAGCACGTCGGTATCGGCGAGCACCAGATCCGGCTGATTGAAGATGCCGACAAGGTTCTTGCCCTGCCGCGCATTGATGCCGGTCTTGCCGCCAACGGAGCTGTCGACCTGCGAGAGCAGCGAGGTCGGGATCTGCACGAAACGCACACCACGCCGGACGATGCCGGCGGCAAAGCCGGTGAGATCGCCGATAACGCCGCCGCCGAGCGCAATCACCGTATCATTGCGCTCGATGCGCGCTTCAAGCAGCACGTCGCAGACCTTGGTGAGATAGTCGAAGCTCTTGGTCTTCTCGCCGGCGGGAAGCGTGACCGAGACTGCCTCGATGCCATCGGTCTGCAGACTGTCCATCAGCCCATCGAGATAGCGCGCACCGACATTCTCGTCGGTGACGATGGCGGCACGGCGACCCTTGATGCGGGTCGAGATTTCGCCGCCGGCACGCGCCATCAGGCCAGGCCCGATGAGAATGTCATAAGAGCGCTCACCCAAGGGCACATGCACCAGGCGTTCCAGGGTCTCGACCTTCGTCATTGCGTCTTGTCCTTGCCGATATGTTCGATCACCGAGGTCAAGACCTCGTTGGCGATCACTTCCTTACGCACGTCACGCGACTGGACCGTGATATCCGCTAGCGCATAGATCGGATATCGCTTGTCCATCAGATCCTTCAACGTCTGCTTCGGGTTTTCGGTCTTCAGCAGAGGCCGGTGATCGCGCTTGTTCACCCGCTCCCAGAGAACGTCGAGATCGGCATTGAGCCACACCGAAAGCCCACCACGCTCGATCTGCTTGCGGGTCCTCTCGTTGATGAAGGCGCCGCCGCCGGTGGAGACGACACGCGGGCCCGTGCGCAGCAGGCGCTTGATGACACGGGTTTCGAGCGCGCGGAACTCTTCTTCGCCATAGGCAGCAAAGAGCTCGGCGATCGTCATCCGCGACACCCGCTCGATCTCCGTATCGGTGTCGATGAAGGGGAGACCGAGTTGCTGCGCGACAATCCGGCCGATCGCCGACTTGCCGGCCCCCATCAGACCAACGAGAACAAGATTGCGTTTGCCGAGCGCCGTCTTGGCACGCACACCCAGACTGGGAGCAAGGTTGAGGATCGTTTCGGTCATCGGCCTGTTCACGACTGTTTCATGACCTATTGACATATAGAGGGCTAGCGTCAAGCCATGGCAGCATTTCCGCAAGGCCTGTCCCGGCCTTGGTAAACTCCATGTTTCGACCTATTTATTTCGAGAACCGGCGAAGGACCGACCATGCCCACTCTGTTTCGCTTCCTGTTCATCTGCGGGACCATCGCCGGTCTGGTCTATGTCACCATGTGGTCCTTTGCCGTCTTCGTCGAGCCGCGGGAACGCGACGTGACGGTGCGCATTCCTTCCGAGCGTATCAATCCGGTCGAACAGTAGCGGGAAGCAAGATATGTCGGATCTGAGCCGGGCTCGCGTCGAGGCCTTTCTGGAGATGCTGAGCGCCGAGCGCGGAGCAGCCCAGAACACGCTCACTTCCTACGAGCGCGACCTCGACGACCTCGCCGATTTTCTTTCCGGCCGCAAGGTGACGCTGGGTGCAGCGACCCGGGAAGATCTGGCCGCCTATCTTTCCGATCTCGCGCGACGCGGCTTCCAGCCGACGTCCCAGGCAAGACGCCTGTCGGCCATGCGCCAGTTCTACAAGTTTCTCTATGCGGAAGGGCTGCGCGGCGATGATCCGACCGCGATCCTCGACGCGCCGAAGAAGAGCCGCCCCCTGCCCAAAGTGCTGACGGTCGAGGATGTCACCGGGCTTCTGTCGCTCGCCGAGCAGGAAGCAAAGATCGAAGGACCGGACCAGCCGGTGCGCATCCGGCGACTGGCGCTGATCGAACTCCTCTATGCAACCGGCATGCGCGTGAGCGAACTGGTCTCGCTGCCGGTGAAGGTGCTGACGCAGGAGGGGCGCTTTCTGCTGGTGCGAGGCAAGGGCAACAAAGAAAGGCTCGTCCCCCTGTCGCGGACGGCGATCGAAGCCCTGGCAAGATACGGTAAAGTTCGTGGGGCCGATCCCGTTCACGCCGACAGCCCATTTCTGTTTCCCGCCGCCAGCAAGGAAGGCCATCTGCCCCGCCAGGTCTTTGCGCGCGACCTCAAGGATCTCGCGATCAGGGCCGGGTTATCGGCGAATGCCGTGTCTCCACATGTTCTGCGACATGCCTTTGCCAGCCATCTTCTCGGCAATGGTGCGGACCTTCGCGCCGTGCAGGAACTGCTCGGCCATAGCGACATTTCAACGACACAAATCTATACGCATGTGCTCGACGAGCGCCTGCAGCAACTGGTGCATACGCATCACCCCCTTGCAAAACAGGCCAAAAACCCCGATTAGGGCCGGCAAAGCCGGTTCCTGCGGGCGGCGAGCGCCAGGAACGAACGATCGGAACGGAGTTCATGCACAACTATCTCGACTTCGAAAAGCCCATCTCCGACCTCGAGGCCAAGATCCGCGAACTGAAGAAGATCGCGGAAGAGGACGAGAGCATCGACACCTCGGAGGAGATTAGCCGGCTGGAAAGCCGCGTCGACGAGGCGATGGTGGAGATCTATTCGAAGCTCAACGCCTGGCAGAAGACGCAGGTCGCGCGCCATCCGCAGCGCCCGCATTTCGTCGACTATGCCGAAGCGCTGTTCACCGAATTCACACCGCTGGCCGGTGACCGCAAGTTTGCCGAGGACGCCGCCATCCAGGCCGGCCTCGCGCGTTTCCGCGGCCAGCCCGTGGCCGTGATCGGCCAGGAAAAGGGCAACGACACCAAGTCGCGCATCAAGCACAACTTCGGCAGCCCCCGTCCGGAAGGCTACCGCAAGGCGATCCGCGTCATGGAAATGGCCGACCGCTTCGGCCTGCCCGTCATCACACTGATCGATACGGCCGGCGCCTATCCGGGCGTTGGAGCAGAAGAACGCGGCCAGGCGGAAGCCATTGCCCGCTCCACCGAGATGTGCCTCGGCCTCAAGGTGCCGATGGTCTCCGTTGTCATCGGTGAAGGCGGCTCAGGCGGCGCGATCGCGATTGCCACCGGCAACCGCGTCTACATGCTCGAGCATGCGATCTATTCGGTGATCTCGCCGGAAGGTGCGGCCTCCATTCTCTGGCGCGATTCGACCCGCGCCAAGGAAGCTGCGACCAACATGAAGATCACAGCGGAAGACCTTAAAGGTCTTGGCATCATCGACGCCATCATTCCGGAGCCCGTCGGCGGCGCCCATCGCGCACCGGATCGGGTGATCGGCATGACCGGCGACGTGATCGCGACCGCGCTTGCGGAACTGACACCAATTTCCGGCGACCAGCTGCGCACTGACCGCCGCCAGAAGTTTCTCGATATCGGCCGCAACCTCTAAGATCTGAGGCTGCGGCTGCGGCAATTTGCCATCACTCCGCCGCTTTGCAGCGGTAGCGGCGGAAGACGGATGGCGAAATCGGCGGTCATTGGTTTATAATTTGTGAAGAAAGCAGTTCTAAACTACGCATGATCGGCTCGGTTCGAGCCACCAACATGTGTTTCTGGAAAAAGCCTTCGCGCATGCGTTTGACATCAACGGCCCTGGTTCTGGTTTTCGCCGCCGCCCTCGCAGGCTGCAACGACACGTTGGAGAGTGCTGCTTACGATACGCCGCGCGTCGCCAACAAGGTCGCGCAGCCACTCCCCGCCCGCCTGATTTCCGAAATCCAGAAGAAGGGCATGGATCGCAACTCGCCGATCATGATCCGCATCTTCAAGGAAGAGGGCAAGCTCGAGGTCTGGAAGGCAAAGACCAACGGCCGCTTCGACAAGGTCGTGGAATACGATATCTGCGCCTGGTCGGGTCGCCTCGGGCCTAAGGTGAAGGAAGGTGACCGCCAGGCGCCGGAAGGCTTCTATCCGCTGACGCCGTATCACCTGAACCCGAATTCCAAGTATTTCCTGGCGATCAACACCGGTTTTCCGAACCAGTTCGACCGCGCCAATGGCCGCACCGGCACGCATCTGATGATCCATGGCGCCTGCTCGTCGTCAGGCTGCTATTCGATGACCGATGCGCAGATGCTGGAGATCTACGCATTCGCCCGCGACGCCTTCAAGGGCGGACAGCAGGCGGTGCAGTTGCAGGCCTTCCCCTTCCGCATGACCGCTGAAAACATGGCGCGTCATCGCCACAGCCCGCACTTCGATTTCTGGAAGATGCTGAAGGTCGGCTACGACAATTTCGAGGTCACCAAACGGCCGCCCGAGGTGAATGTCTGCGAGAAGAAATACGTCTTCAATCAGTCGGTTCCGGCCGGCTCGAGCTTCAATCCACAGGGCGCCTGCCCGGCCATGAGCACGCCTCCGGCACTCTCGGTCGCGCTTAACGGCTTCAACGAAGCCTATGACGCTGCCTATGCCAAGGCGCTGAAGAAATATGACGGCAAGATCTGGTATGACCCGACGGAAGCCGAGCGCAAGGCGCTGGTGGCCGACCTGCGCAGATCGCGTTCGCACGATCTCGCTTTCGCCCCGACGGGCTCTGCCCTGAAGGCCGGCAGGCTGCTTAACATCAACGATGCGGACCAGTCTGCGCCTCCGGCTGCCAATGGCACGGCCGCTGTCAACCAGATGGCGACCAACCCGAACGGCGACCCGCAGGCGCAGGCCGCAGAGACAGCGGCGCCTGCAGCGCCGGCCACCTCCGCCGTCCCGGTGCCGCAGCCCAATCCGCTTGCACCTCAGACAGCCGAGGCCGCAGTTGCATCACCGGCGCAAGCACAGGCACCGGCCGGCAAAAAGCCCTTCTGGAAGCTCTGGTAAGGGCATGAGCGAGACGGTGATCTATGATCTGAGGGGGCTGAAATGCCCCCTTCCCGTTTTGAAGACCCGCCGACGCATGGCCGACATGAAGCCTGGGGACGAACTGGTGGTGGAGACCAGCGACCCGCTCGCCGGCATCGACATTCCGCATTTCTGCAACGAGGACGGTCATGAACTGGTCGCGCAGGAGCGGCTCGACGCCGGTCACCGCTTTCACATCCGAAAGGGCGGTATCAAGCCTGCCTAGA encodes the following:
- a CDS encoding acetyl-CoA carboxylase carboxyltransferase subunit alpha; its protein translation is MHNYLDFEKPISDLEAKIRELKKIAEEDESIDTSEEISRLESRVDEAMVEIYSKLNAWQKTQVARHPQRPHFVDYAEALFTEFTPLAGDRKFAEDAAIQAGLARFRGQPVAVIGQEKGNDTKSRIKHNFGSPRPEGYRKAIRVMEMADRFGLPVITLIDTAGAYPGVGAEERGQAEAIARSTEMCLGLKVPMVSVVIGEGGSGGAIAIATGNRVYMLEHAIYSVISPEGAASILWRDSTRAKEAATNMKITAEDLKGLGIIDAIIPEPVGGAHRAPDRVIGMTGDVIATALAELTPISGDQLRTDRRQKFLDIGRNL
- a CDS encoding J domain-containing protein: MKLDSKYFDGIRTRRKRAAEPEPSKPVCQWDGCDKPGAHRAPVGRHAEGQFFLFCFEHVKDYNKGYNYFSGLSDTEIARYQKEAITGHRPTWTVGVNKAAKASPLHSTMRSGSAASQARMKDPFGFVQQGRGGASRYQAADRKLKTLEAKALDTLGLTVSSTPTDIKTRYKELVKKHHPDANGGDRASEERFRAVIEAYKLLKQAGFC
- the xerD gene encoding site-specific tyrosine recombinase XerD yields the protein MSDLSRARVEAFLEMLSAERGAAQNTLTSYERDLDDLADFLSGRKVTLGAATREDLAAYLSDLARRGFQPTSQARRLSAMRQFYKFLYAEGLRGDDPTAILDAPKKSRPLPKVLTVEDVTGLLSLAEQEAKIEGPDQPVRIRRLALIELLYATGMRVSELVSLPVKVLTQEGRFLLVRGKGNKERLVPLSRTAIEALARYGKVRGADPVHADSPFLFPAASKEGHLPRQVFARDLKDLAIRAGLSANAVSPHVLRHAFASHLLGNGADLRAVQELLGHSDISTTQIYTHVLDERLQQLVHTHHPLAKQAKNPD
- the aroB gene encoding 3-dehydroquinate synthase; protein product: MTKVETLERLVHVPLGERSYDILIGPGLMARAGGEISTRIKGRRAAIVTDENVGARYLDGLMDSLQTDGIEAVSVTLPAGEKTKSFDYLTKVCDVLLEARIERNDTVIALGGGVIGDLTGFAAGIVRRGVRFVQIPTSLLSQVDSSVGGKTGINARQGKNLVGIFNQPDLVLADTDVLDTLSEREFRAGYAEVAKYGLIDKPDFFEWLEKNWREVFAGGAARIEAIAVSCQAKADVVAADERENGRRALLNLGHTFGHALEAATQYDSSRLVHGEGVSIGMVLAHRFSARMNLASPDLADRVEAHLKAVGLPTRMDQIPGELPPTGVLMDAIAQDKKVKSGQLTFILTRGLGQSFVADDVPASEVQRFIEEMRPS
- a CDS encoding HlyC/CorC family transporter; its protein translation is MIEQILAGLAEYWLTILAIFLLICCSGFFSGSETALTATSRARMHTLEVNGDDRAGVVNMLIERRDRLIGALLIGNNLVNILASSLTTSLFLGLFGDSGVAIATLLMTVLLVIFSEVLPKSWAISAPERFALVVAPLVRPFVAIVGPLSSFVNWIVRKLLGLFGVSISGEASMLSAHEELRGAVALLHREGSVIKADRDRLGGVLDLGELEVSDIMIHRTAMRAVNADEPPETAIRNILESPYTRMPVWRGSTDNIIGVIHAKDLIRALAEPNVEPQDIDIVKVAQKPWFVPDTTNLKDQLNAFLRRKTHFAVVVDEYGEVQGVVTLEDILEEIVGDISDEHDLEIQGVRQDSDGSIVVDGGVPIRDLNRAMDWLLPDEEATTIAGLVIHESKSIPEERQAFTFYGKRFIVLKREKNRITRLRIRPIDAAEPQV
- the cobS gene encoding cobaltochelatase subunit CobS gives rise to the protein MSKIDLDITNLPDTTVSVRDVFGIDSDIRVPAYSKGDAYVPDLDPDYLFDRETTLAILAGFAHNRRVMVSGFHGTGKSTHIEQVAARLNWPCVRVNLDSHVSRIDLVGKDAIVLKDGKQITEFKDGILPWAYQHNVALVFDEYDAGRPDVMFVIQRVLESSGRLTLLDQSRVIRPHPAFRIFATANTVGLGDTTGLYHGTQQINQAQMDRWSIVTTLNYLPHDKEVDIVSAKVKSFGSTAEGRDTVSRMVRLADLTRAAFVNGDLSTVMSPRTVITWAENAEIFGDVAFAFRVTFLNKCDELERTLVAEQYQRAFGVELKESAANIVLGA
- a CDS encoding shikimate kinase is translated as MTETILNLAPSLGVRAKTALGKRNLVLVGLMGAGKSAIGRIVAQQLGLPFIDTDTEIERVSRMTIAELFAAYGEEEFRALETRVIKRLLRTGPRVVSTGGGAFINERTRKQIERGGLSVWLNADLDVLWERVNKRDHRPLLKTENPKQTLKDLMDKRYPIYALADITVQSRDVRKEVIANEVLTSVIEHIGKDKTQ
- a CDS encoding L,D-transpeptidase family protein, which gives rise to MRLTSTALVLVFAAALAGCNDTLESAAYDTPRVANKVAQPLPARLISEIQKKGMDRNSPIMIRIFKEEGKLEVWKAKTNGRFDKVVEYDICAWSGRLGPKVKEGDRQAPEGFYPLTPYHLNPNSKYFLAINTGFPNQFDRANGRTGTHLMIHGACSSSGCYSMTDAQMLEIYAFARDAFKGGQQAVQLQAFPFRMTAENMARHRHSPHFDFWKMLKVGYDNFEVTKRPPEVNVCEKKYVFNQSVPAGSSFNPQGACPAMSTPPALSVALNGFNEAYDAAYAKALKKYDGKIWYDPTEAERKALVADLRRSRSHDLAFAPTGSALKAGRLLNINDADQSAPPAANGTAAVNQMATNPNGDPQAQAAETAAPAAPATSAVPVPQPNPLAPQTAEAAVASPAQAQAPAGKKPFWKLW
- a CDS encoding sulfurtransferase TusA family protein; the encoded protein is MSETVIYDLRGLKCPLPVLKTRRRMADMKPGDELVVETSDPLAGIDIPHFCNEDGHELVAQERLDAGHRFHIRKGGIKPA
- a CDS encoding BolA family protein; the encoded protein is MSVKSRIETRLTEAFSPERLVVIDESHHHAGHQPDITGTGETHMRVRIVASAFAGMTRLARHRAVTDLLKPELDAGLHALAIEPAAPGEPTRW